From Paenibacillus graminis:
CCTTCATATTGAGAATAATGGCGAACACGGTACCGATGGCGACATGAATCGTGGACTGGAGCAAAACCCAGACACCCGTATTTAGAAAACTCTGACGAAAATCGGAATCATCCGTAAACAGTTGAATATAGTTGGCCAGCCCGATAAAAATCGGTTTTCGCCCGGATGACCATTCCGTAAAGGATGTACCGAACAGAATGACAATCGATACGGCATAGACAACAATAAATAGTACAACCGTCGGCAACAGAAACAGCGTAATATATCCTTTGTTTTTCCTAACCATTCATAGGGTCCTCCCTAATCAAATTTTCCCGGAAAGCAGACCTGCCGGAAAATCCGATCATAACTCGTACTCCTGCTTATCAGAATGCTGGTTATTTATGTTTGGCTGCAATTTTTGTCAGCTCTTTGGCAATTTCCTCTGCTGTAGATTGGCCGAATACCAGCTTCGGATAAAGGCTCTTCCAGGCATCGGTTATGTTGGGGTAGACAATAGAGTCAAAGGATTGATAATGAACCTGTGTCTGTTGGGCCAGTTTTATGGATTCAACAAAAAGCGGATATTTCTGCTTCAGTACATCCGAAGGCTGAATCTTATCGGATACCGGCATAACATTTCCATATTCAAGCGCGATGGTCTGCCCTTCTATCCCCGTCTTGAAGCGAATAAATTTCTCGGCGGCGTCGCGGGTTTCCGGTGTTTTGGCTCCGATCATATAGCCAACCTCATAGGTGGAGATCAGGCTATTGTTCGGATAAGCGGCGACACCCACCTTTTTATCGAAGCCTGCACTGGATTTGGTCGGGTCGCTAAAGTCTCCAATCATCCAGGGACCGTTGGCAATCATAGCTGCCTTGTTCTGGGAAAAGGCGTTCGCTGCATTGGCATAACCGGCACCAAGGGCATCCTTGGTCGTGTACTTCTCCAGCATCGTCTTCATCATATTAAGCGCCTGAATCATTTCAGGCGTATTAAAGTCGGTGGGATGCAGCGTGTTCATGAACTTATTGCCTGCATCCCCGTTCGTACCGACAAGGGCAGCCAGAATCAGGTTGGTCGTCCAGGCATTCTCCCCTGTCATCAACGCAAGCGGAACAAAGCCTGCCGCTTTGAGCTTCTCATTATTGCTCATGAATTCATCCCAGGTTTGCGCCGGCTTGATTCCCGCCTGTTCAAACATTTCCTTGTTGTAAAAGTAACCGATATTCTGCTTCTGGTCGCTTATGGACCAGACCTTTCCGTCCCGGGTATTGGCAGCGATCGCCGCTTCCCCAACCGCTGCTTTCCATTCCGGGTCCTTGTCGAGATAATCATTGAAAGGGGTTACAAGATTTCCTTTAATCAGGATGTCATTGATTCCGTTCTTGCCCATGACGACATCCGGAACATCCCCGGAGACTGCCAGAATCTTCAACTTGTCCTCATATGCGGAGTCACTTGGAATTTCTTCAACCACAACCTCCACTTCTTTGCCATACTTGGCATTAAACTGCTTGATCTGTTCTTCCTCCAGCTTGGCTGACGCATGAGTACCTACCCGGAAGGTGAGATAGGAAATTTTCACCGGTGCCTTGGCAGCGGGAGCGTCACTCGCCTGACCCGAAGCGGTTGGTGCAGCAGTTGCCGCCGCCCCGCTGTTCCCCGAAGAATTCTGCGATCCGCAGGCCGAAATGGACAAGGCCAGAATCAGAGTGCTTGTTAAGGTGAAGCTTGTTTTGAACAATGGCTTTCTCAAGTCAAATCCCCCTTTAAATGATGACAGCTTGTTGTAAGGGCTTAAGCCCTGCAGCCTATTGTGGCTTCGTTACAGCCCTAATTGTAGAGCAAGGAATACGAAGAATGAATTCGTATTTCGGCATGATCTTTTCTGATATCTTGAGTAAATAAAGCCGAAGCAGCCATACAGAAGAAAGGGGGTTTAGCATTCTTCCGATTTCTTTAACTCTTTGTTGTTTTCTTTACCACATTGCCGGAAAAGGCTGTATTTCCTTCTGTTCAGCTATTCGCCACAAATAAAAGATTGTATAATAACTTTACTATAGCATCATCAACCAAGGAGCAGACTGCATGTCCAATGAACAGATCATGCGGCGACTCAGCCTTCGCCCAATCCGTGGATTGCTCTCCCGCATTCCGGTAAGGAACAAAATTGTGATTACAATCTTTCTTCTGATTCTTCTGCCGATGACGTTCGCCGGCTGCTATTTCTATTGGAAC
This genomic window contains:
- a CDS encoding ABC transporter substrate-binding protein produces the protein MRKPLFKTSFTLTSTLILALSISACGSQNSSGNSGAAATAAPTASGQASDAPAAKAPVKISYLTFRVGTHASAKLEEEQIKQFNAKYGKEVEVVVEEIPSDSAYEDKLKILAVSGDVPDVVMGKNGINDILIKGNLVTPFNDYLDKDPEWKAAVGEAAIAANTRDGKVWSISDQKQNIGYFYNKEMFEQAGIKPAQTWDEFMSNNEKLKAAGFVPLALMTGENAWTTNLILAALVGTNGDAGNKFMNTLHPTDFNTPEMIQALNMMKTMLEKYTTKDALGAGYANAANAFSQNKAAMIANGPWMIGDFSDPTKSSAGFDKKVGVAAYPNNSLISTYEVGYMIGAKTPETRDAAEKFIRFKTGIEGQTIALEYGNVMPVSDKIQPSDVLKQKYPLFVESIKLAQQTQVHYQSFDSIVYPNITDAWKSLYPKLVFGQSTAEEIAKELTKIAAKHK